A DNA window from Zingiber officinale cultivar Zhangliang chromosome 3A, Zo_v1.1, whole genome shotgun sequence contains the following coding sequences:
- the LOC122053650 gene encoding aldehyde oxidase GLOX-like — MKNDDVHSFFLVVVLVLAAALSPAVATAAQWQLLKSSIGVSAMHMQLLPNDRVVVFDRTDFGPSNLSLPDGRCRDDPRDWTLSHDCTAHAAEYDVATNAVRALTLETDPWCSSATLDPDGRLVQTGGANDGERAVRYFNPCFDCDWKEEPAGLAAPRWYATNHVLPDGTAIVVGGRSQPSFEFVPKNRITSAVVLPLLRDTNDPGELNNLYPFVYLNVDGNLFIFANNRSILFDYNTNTVFREYPPTPDGDPRNYPCAGSSVLLPLPPSGDNVQVLICGGAPRGAFVKASTQKLFVGALKTCLRMGINDPSPTWSIETMPSARVMGDMVLLPDGDEVLIVNGAAAGSSGWELGRDPVLAPVGYRPGAPAGVRFEVKTPTTVPRMYHSSAVLLRDGRVLVGGSNPHAFYNFTGVDYPTDLSLEAYSPEYLAPEKAKLRPRVVAAPKDLVYGERFTVRFDVAAVNEKQVRVTMLSPSFATHSFSMNQRLLILEAEETAPAVEEDEWVYEVAVVAPRSAFIAPPGYYMLFIVNGGIPSEGIWVHIQPQ, encoded by the coding sequence ATGAAGAACGACGACGTCCATTCATTTTTCTTGGTCGTCGTCCTCGTGCTTGCGGCGGCCTTGTCGCCCGCAGTCGCCACCGCCGCCCAATGGCAGCTCCTGAAGAGTAGCATTGGCGTGTCGGCGATGCACATGCAGCTTCTCCCCAACGACCGCGTCGTCGTCTTTGACCGCACAGACTTCGGCCCGTCCAACCTTTCCCTCCCCGACGGCCGATGCCGCGACGACCCCCGCGACTGGACGCTCAGCCACGACTGCACCGCACACGCCGCCGAGTACGACGTGGCTACCAATGCTGTGCGCGCCCTCACCTTGGAGACCGACCCCTGGTGTTCCTCCGCCACCCTCGACCCGGACGGCCGCCTCGTCCAGACCGGCGGCGCCAACGACGGTGAGCGCGCTGTCCGCTACTTCAACCCCTGCTTTGACTGCGACTGGAAGGAGGAACCCGCCGGACTCGCCGCCCCGCGTTGGTACGCCACCAACCACGTCCTCCCTGACGGCACTGCCATCGTCGTCGGCGGCCGCTCCCAACCCAGTTTCGAGTTCGTCCCTAAGAACAGAATTACCTCCGCCGTAGTCCTTCCTCTGCTCCGCGACACCAACGACCCCGGCGAGCTCAACAACCTCTACCCATTCGTCTACCTCAACGTCGACGGCAATCTCTTCATCTTTGCCAATAACCGTTCCATCCTCTTCGACTACAACACCAACACCGTCTTCCGTGAGTACCCACCAACCCCCGACGGTGACCCCCGGAATTACCCCTGCGCCGGCTCCTCTGTTCTCCTTCCCCTGCCGCCATCGGGAGACAACGTCCAAGTCCTCATATGCGGCGGCGCCCCGCGCGGCGCGTTCGTGAAGGCCTCCACTCAGAAGCTCTTTGTCGGAGCGCTCAAAACGTGTCTCAGGATGGGCATCAACGACCCCTCGCCGACATGGTCGATCGAGACCATGCCTTCGGCGCGGGTGATGGGCGACATGGTCCTCCTTCCCGACGGCGACGAGGTGCTCATTGTCAACGGCGCCGCGGCCGGGTCCTCCGGGTGGGAACTCGGCCGCGATCCGGTCTTGGCGCCGGTGGGGTATCGGCCCGGCGCCCCGGCCGGAGTCCGGTTCGAGGTCAAGACCCCAACCACGGTGCCGAGGATGTACCACTCCTCGGCCGTGTTGCTCCGGGATGGCCGGGTGCTCGTCGGCGGCAGCAATCCGCACGCATTCTACAACTTCACCGGCGTGGACTACCCGACAGACCTCAGCCTGGAGGCCTACTCGCCGGAGTACTTAGCGCCAGAGAAAGCGAAGCTGCGGCCAAGGGTGGTTGCGGCGCCGAAGGACTTGGTGTACGGGGAGCGTTTCACGGTGCGGTTCGACGTGGCGGCGGTGAACGAGAAGCAGGTGCGGGTGACAATGTTGTCGCCGTCCTTCGCGACGCACTCGTTCTCGATGAACCAGAGGCTGCTGATCTTGGAGGCCGAGGAGACGGCCCCTGCAGTAGAAGAAGATGAATGGGTGTACGAGGTGGCGGTGGTGGCGCCGAGGTCGGCGTTCATAGCGCCGCCAGGGTATTACATGTTGTTCATTGTGAACGGAGGGATACCGAGCGAGGGAATCTGGGTCCATATCCAACCGCAATAG